The Celeribacter marinus genome window below encodes:
- a CDS encoding alanyl-tRNA editing protein, producing MTSTPLFRDDAYQADCEARVIGLTPEGGIICDASVFYPTGGGQPGDSGRLEWDGGAIAIATAIKGDAGAIILIPAAPDSLPPIGTRVTQRLDWTLRHRHMRVHTALHLLSVVIALPVSGGSIGSDKGRLDFDMAEPPEDKQAIEDQLNALIERDLTVSEDWITDEALLADPSLVKTMSVMPPMGQGRVRLVRIGAGADQVDLQPCGGTHVARTSEIGRVRLGKIEKKGRQNRRVTLHLD from the coding sequence ATGACCTCCACCCCGCTTTTTCGTGACGATGCCTATCAGGCCGATTGTGAGGCGCGTGTCATCGGCCTAACTCCTGAAGGCGGGATTATCTGTGACGCATCCGTGTTCTACCCCACGGGCGGTGGTCAGCCGGGGGACAGCGGGCGATTGGAATGGGACGGCGGCGCAATCGCGATTGCCACGGCCATCAAGGGAGACGCGGGCGCGATCATCCTCATTCCCGCAGCGCCCGACAGCTTGCCGCCCATTGGCACCCGTGTCACCCAACGCCTCGATTGGACCCTGCGACATCGCCACATGCGGGTTCACACCGCGCTGCATCTGTTGTCCGTTGTGATTGCGCTGCCCGTGTCGGGTGGCTCCATCGGTTCTGACAAAGGTCGGTTGGATTTCGACATGGCCGAGCCGCCCGAGGACAAGCAAGCCATCGAGGATCAGCTCAATGCGCTGATCGAACGCGATCTTACTGTGAGTGAGGATTGGATTACGGATGAGGCGCTTTTGGCGGATCCGTCCCTTGTGAAAACCATGTCTGTGATGCCGCCAATGGGGCAGGGGCGCGTGCGCCTCGTGCGGATTGGTGCAGGCGCGGATCAAGTGGATTTACAGCCCTGCGGCGGCACCCACGTGGCACGCACGTCCGAAATTGGCCGTGTGCGACTGGGTAAAATCGAAAAGAAAGGCCGCCAAAACAGGCGTGTCACACTCCACCTCGATTGA
- a CDS encoding DUF3772 domain-containing protein, which yields MRHTIRDVASRLFLIIVLCLPLHAVAQDISAPDYEAWATVAPRAEAAVEGGAAQDVDLEALRTELATWRSQFLDARAANASRIDTVRAQIAALGAAPADGGEEAADLAARRAELNGQLDRALAPVLSAEEAFTRADGLIGEIDAVLVARQTDALMALGPTPLNPVIWPKAIADITATGLLMWSDLVTTATTAQGIAKLKSNAAAIVLFTLLGGALILRGRVWSMRASNRVQRLVTGQAGRGVSDIVGSLGLVILPVAGLFFLSVAAISSDILGARAEAVFLTLPLIGLFYFTARWLAARVLGATETSPALFDLTPIQIREASGHLALMGIMYGVNLLLVALARIDDYSAATLNVLSYPLVVLTALSLFRFGQILAASSRRQTISHDTAEGDINASKGFVALVSNTAARVLRPGAAIAVILGGVGYMSAAKGLVFPAVSTLGLLGLFLVTSRLMSDIYAVVSRRSEGAGEGLVPVLVSIILFAISLPSLALIWGAREEQLWEVWARMKQGVSLGDAQISITDFLTFAVVFVIGFGATRLLKAALSLSVLPKTKIDKGGQNAIVAGTGYVGIILSAIIAITSAGIDLSALAIVAGALSVGIGFGLQNIVQNFVSGIILLIERPVSEGDWIEVGGQMGFVRDISVRSTRVETFDRTDVIVPNADLISNSVTNYTRGNLIGRVTIKVGVAYGTDTRHVDKVLREIIEAQPMVLLNPAPQVLFIGFGADALDFEVRAILRDVTYIMIVTNDINHAIAKRFGEEGIEIPFAQRDIWLRNPEALAGHIPPVAQPPSTTTATVPDVDRVWDVEPAPDANADANPSATANAASSAQGDGA from the coding sequence ATGCGCCACACCATTCGCGATGTCGCCTCACGGCTGTTCTTGATCATTGTCCTGTGTCTGCCGTTGCACGCGGTGGCACAGGACATTTCCGCGCCTGACTATGAGGCGTGGGCCACCGTTGCGCCGCGTGCCGAGGCCGCAGTCGAAGGTGGGGCGGCGCAAGACGTGGACCTTGAGGCGCTGCGCACCGAATTGGCGACATGGCGCAGTCAGTTTTTGGATGCACGCGCGGCGAACGCGTCCCGTATCGACACGGTTCGCGCCCAGATTGCGGCCCTTGGCGCGGCCCCTGCGGACGGGGGCGAAGAGGCGGCGGATCTGGCCGCACGGCGCGCCGAGTTGAACGGGCAACTGGACCGTGCCCTTGCACCGGTTTTGAGTGCCGAAGAGGCCTTTACCCGTGCGGATGGTCTCATCGGTGAGATTGATGCGGTTTTGGTGGCGCGCCAAACCGATGCGCTTATGGCGCTTGGCCCAACCCCGCTTAACCCTGTGATCTGGCCGAAAGCCATTGCGGATATCACAGCAACGGGTCTTTTGATGTGGAGCGATTTGGTCACTACAGCGACCACTGCCCAAGGCATCGCCAAGCTGAAATCAAACGCGGCTGCGATTGTTTTGTTCACGCTGCTGGGTGGCGCGTTGATTTTGCGCGGTCGGGTGTGGTCCATGCGGGCCTCAAACCGTGTGCAACGCCTTGTGACAGGGCAGGCGGGGCGCGGCGTCTCCGATATTGTCGGATCTTTGGGTTTGGTGATTTTGCCGGTTGCAGGCCTGTTCTTTTTGTCGGTCGCAGCAATTTCGTCGGATATTCTCGGGGCACGGGCCGAAGCTGTCTTTCTCACGTTGCCGCTCATCGGATTGTTCTATTTCACCGCGCGCTGGTTGGCCGCGCGGGTTTTGGGGGCGACCGAAACATCTCCGGCGCTTTTTGATCTCACACCAATTCAAATCCGCGAAGCCTCAGGGCATTTGGCACTTATGGGGATTATGTACGGGGTTAACCTGTTGTTGGTCGCTTTGGCGCGCATTGACGACTATTCGGCGGCCACGCTCAACGTTTTGTCTTACCCGCTGGTGGTGTTGACGGCCTTGTCGCTGTTTCGGTTCGGTCAGATCCTTGCGGCTTCCTCACGGCGTCAAACGATTTCGCACGACACCGCTGAGGGCGATATCAACGCCTCCAAAGGGTTCGTGGCTTTGGTAAGTAACACGGCGGCGCGCGTGTTGCGCCCCGGCGCGGCCATCGCCGTTATTCTGGGCGGCGTTGGATATATGTCTGCCGCCAAAGGCCTTGTTTTTCCGGCGGTGTCCACCTTGGGTCTTTTGGGTCTATTCCTCGTCACCTCGCGTTTGATGTCCGACATCTACGCGGTCGTGTCGCGGCGTAGTGAAGGGGCAGGCGAGGGGCTTGTCCCTGTCTTGGTCTCCATCATCTTGTTCGCGATCTCGCTGCCGTCATTGGCGTTGATTTGGGGCGCGCGCGAAGAACAGTTGTGGGAAGTCTGGGCGCGGATGAAGCAAGGTGTTTCGCTTGGCGATGCGCAGATTTCAATCACCGACTTTTTGACCTTCGCCGTTGTCTTTGTGATCGGGTTCGGGGCCACGCGGTTGCTCAAGGCCGCTTTGTCGCTATCGGTCCTGCCCAAAACCAAAATCGATAAAGGCGGGCAAAACGCGATTGTTGCGGGTACGGGCTATGTCGGGATCATTTTATCCGCGATTATCGCCATCACCTCTGCGGGGATTGATCTCTCCGCGCTGGCGATTGTGGCGGGTGCGCTCTCTGTAGGGATCGGTTTTGGCCTGCAAAATATCGTACAGAACTTTGTCTCTGGCATCATCTTGCTGATTGAACGGCCTGTCTCCGAGGGCGACTGGATCGAGGTGGGCGGGCAAATGGGGTTCGTGCGCGATATCTCTGTGCGCTCGACCCGCGTCGAGACGTTTGACCGCACGGACGTGATCGTGCCCAACGCCGACCTGATTTCCAATTCGGTCACCAACTATACGCGCGGTAATTTGATTGGCCGTGTGACGATCAAAGTGGGCGTGGCGTACGGCACCGATACGCGCCATGTTGATAAGGTCTTGCGCGAGATCATCGAGGCGCAGCCGATGGTGCTCCTCAATCCCGCACCGCAGGTCTTGTTCATCGGGTTTGGCGCGGACGCTCTTGATTTCGAAGTGCGCGCGATATTGCGCGATGTGACCTATATCATGATCGTGACCAACGATATTAACCACGCGATTGCAAAACGCTTTGGCGAAGAGGGCATTGAGATTCCGTTCGCACAGCGCGATATCTGGCTGCGCAATCCCGAGGCTTTAGCGGGGCATATTCCCCCTGTGGCCCAGCCGCCCAGCACCACCACCGCCACGGTGCCTGATGTGGATCGGGTCTGGGATGTCGAGCCCGCCCCTGATGCAAATGCAGACGCCAACCCAAGCGCGACAGCTAACGCGGCCTCAAGCGCACAAGGAGACGGTGCATGA
- a CDS encoding cysteine synthase A, whose translation MRVNKDLIDTIGNTPLIRLNGPSEATGCEILGKAEFLNPGQSVKDRAALYIIQDAVEKGLLKPGGTIVEGTAGNTGIGLALVGASLGFKTVIVIPETQSQEKKDMIRLAGAELVQVPAAPYKNPNNYVRYSERLAKELARTTNEGVIWANQFDNVANRQAHIETTGPEIWEQTSGNVDGFICAVGSGGTLAGVGMALQPKGVKIGLADPMGAALHSYYTTGELKSEGSSITEGIGQGRITANLEGFKPDYSYQVTDKEALPVVFDLLSDEGLCLGGSSGINVAGAMKMAREMGPGHRIVTILCDYGTRYQSKLFNPEFLKEMGLPVPHWLDRVPQVLPDVYEG comes from the coding sequence ATGCGCGTGAATAAAGATCTCATCGACACAATCGGGAACACCCCTTTGATCCGTTTGAACGGACCGTCCGAGGCGACGGGCTGTGAGATCCTCGGCAAGGCGGAATTCCTCAACCCTGGTCAATCGGTCAAAGATCGCGCGGCGCTCTACATCATTCAAGATGCGGTAGAGAAGGGTTTGCTCAAACCCGGCGGGACAATCGTTGAGGGCACAGCGGGCAATACGGGTATTGGTCTGGCTCTCGTCGGGGCGTCTCTTGGCTTTAAAACCGTGATTGTTATTCCTGAGACGCAATCTCAAGAGAAAAAGGATATGATCCGTTTGGCAGGGGCCGAATTGGTCCAAGTGCCTGCGGCGCCTTACAAGAACCCCAACAACTATGTCCGCTACTCCGAGCGGTTGGCCAAAGAGTTGGCGCGGACCACCAACGAGGGTGTGATTTGGGCCAACCAGTTCGACAATGTGGCCAACCGTCAGGCGCATATCGAGACCACAGGCCCCGAGATTTGGGAGCAAACAAGCGGTAACGTCGATGGCTTTATCTGTGCGGTTGGGTCTGGCGGCACGCTTGCGGGTGTTGGCATGGCGCTACAGCCCAAGGGGGTCAAAATCGGTTTGGCCGATCCTATGGGGGCGGCCCTTCATAGCTATTACACCACGGGCGAGTTGAAATCCGAAGGCAGCTCCATCACCGAAGGCATCGGACAGGGGCGGATCACCGCCAACCTCGAAGGGTTCAAGCCGGATTATTCCTATCAGGTCACCGACAAAGAAGCCTTGCCCGTTGTGTTTGATTTGCTCAGTGATGAGGGGCTTTGCCTTGGCGGCTCATCTGGCATCAACGTTGCGGGTGCGATGAAAATGGCGCGTGAGATGGGGCCGGGTCACCGCATTGTAACCATTCTTTGCGATTACGGGACACGCTATCAGTCGAAATTGTTTAATCCCGAGTTCTTGAAAGAAATGGGGTTGCCGGTGCCGCATTGGCTGGACCGCGTCCCACAAGTGCTCCCTGACGTTTACGAGGGCTAA
- a CDS encoding cytochrome P450, protein MSDRAKFTPPKPAARPEKTSLRNYLRLFRKDILSAQPAKLYRAWMAEFKTPFFRSFLVNQPDLVKTVLNTRPMEFPKSNRIAEGLRPLLGNSVFLTNGETWLRQRRIIDPAFEGGRIKDAFPAMLAAGHDMVARLGEMDGGFDVEPHTSHAAADVIFRSLFSIPITDETARAVFHEFQAHQKAQPILNLAAFIPLPKWVPRFHSRETKRTARVIRGLITRLTRERMAQIAAGTAPDDLATKIMTTADPQTGARFDMDEMVDQVAIFFLAGHETSASALAWALWLMAANPDVADRVAAEGAALGDAPTFSDLSKLRYTKDVFRETLRLYPPVPMMVREAACPEHFRDRDVPKGSQIVLSPWHLQRHERFWEDADVFDPDRFKTDNGKQCLRDAFIPFSSGARVCPGAGFAMVEGPLILALVARAFHVSTLAQHTPVPVAHLTVRAQNGIWISCTKRDASNAALV, encoded by the coding sequence ATGAGTGATCGCGCCAAGTTTACCCCGCCAAAACCCGCAGCCCGTCCCGAAAAAACGAGTCTGCGCAATTATTTGCGACTGTTTCGCAAGGACATTCTTTCGGCGCAGCCCGCGAAATTGTACCGCGCGTGGATGGCGGAGTTCAAAACCCCGTTCTTTCGCTCCTTTCTGGTCAATCAACCCGATCTGGTCAAAACGGTGCTCAACACACGGCCGATGGAGTTTCCCAAATCCAACCGCATTGCCGAGGGGTTGCGCCCGCTGTTGGGTAATTCGGTGTTTTTGACCAATGGCGAGACGTGGTTGCGGCAACGGCGCATCATCGACCCTGCGTTCGAGGGCGGGCGGATCAAAGATGCGTTCCCCGCGATGCTTGCGGCGGGGCACGATATGGTGGCGCGCCTTGGCGAGATGGACGGCGGGTTTGATGTCGAGCCACACACAAGTCACGCGGCGGCGGATGTTATTTTTCGTAGCCTGTTTTCCATCCCGATCACGGATGAGACGGCCCGCGCGGTGTTTCACGAGTTCCAAGCCCATCAAAAGGCGCAACCTATTTTGAACCTTGCGGCGTTTATCCCGCTGCCCAAATGGGTGCCACGGTTTCACTCGCGCGAGACAAAGCGCACGGCGCGGGTCATTCGCGGATTGATCACCCGATTGACGCGTGAACGTATGGCGCAGATCGCGGCGGGCACGGCCCCCGATGATCTGGCGACGAAGATTATGACTACGGCCGATCCGCAGACGGGTGCGCGGTTTGATATGGACGAAATGGTTGATCAGGTCGCGATCTTTTTTCTCGCAGGACACGAGACATCGGCCTCGGCGCTTGCGTGGGCGTTATGGCTCATGGCGGCCAATCCCGATGTGGCGGACCGAGTGGCGGCTGAGGGGGCGGCCCTTGGCGATGCCCCAACGTTTTCCGATCTGTCGAAGTTGCGGTATACAAAAGACGTGTTTCGCGAGACGCTGCGGCTTTATCCGCCCGTGCCAATGATGGTGCGCGAGGCCGCATGTCCCGAGCATTTTCGCGACCGCGATGTCCCCAAGGGCAGCCAGATCGTGCTGAGCCCGTGGCATTTGCAACGCCATGAGCGGTTCTGGGAGGATGCCGACGTGTTCGATCCTGACCGCTTCAAAACTGACAATGGCAAGCAATGCCTGCGCGATGCATTTATCCCGTTTTCGAGCGGGGCGCGGGTCTGTCCGGGGGCAGGGTTCGCGATGGTCGAGGGGCCATTGATCCTCGCGCTTGTGGCGCGGGCGTTTCACGTGTCGACACTGGCGCAGCACACACCTGTGCCCGTGGCGCATTTGACGGTGCGCGCGCAAAACGGGATATGGATCAGCTGTACCAAACGTGATGCATCCAACGCGGCCTTGGTGTGA
- a CDS encoding cytochrome c biogenesis CcdA family protein has protein sequence MFGIDLFDASLLPAMFVALAAGIASFISPCVLPIVPPYLAYMSGISMGEMQEGKAARKAIGPAIMFVLGLSTVFLFLGFTASVFGAFFLQNQVLFGRISGGVIVILGLHFLSVFRIPILDREARLDAGDRGGSAFGAYLLGLAFAFGWTPCIGPQLGAILSIAAQEGSLTRGTTLLAVYAFGLGVPFLLSALFITRAMSVMNRLKRHMGVIEKAMGALLVLVGLMLLTGAFSRLSYWLLETFPALAALG, from the coding sequence ATGTTTGGAATTGACCTCTTTGACGCCTCGTTGCTGCCTGCCATGTTCGTGGCCCTTGCCGCCGGTATTGCGTCCTTTATCAGCCCCTGTGTCTTGCCAATTGTACCGCCGTATTTGGCGTATATGTCGGGGATATCGATGGGTGAGATGCAAGAGGGAAAAGCCGCGCGCAAGGCCATCGGCCCCGCGATTATGTTCGTGCTTGGTCTGTCCACAGTGTTTTTGTTCCTCGGGTTTACGGCCTCGGTTTTCGGGGCATTTTTCTTGCAAAATCAGGTGCTTTTCGGGCGTATCTCAGGTGGTGTGATCGTCATTCTCGGGCTGCATTTTCTCTCTGTCTTTCGGATTCCTATTTTGGACCGCGAGGCGCGGCTTGATGCGGGTGATCGTGGCGGATCGGCGTTCGGGGCCTATTTGCTTGGCCTTGCATTCGCCTTTGGCTGGACGCCATGCATCGGTCCGCAGTTGGGCGCCATTTTGTCCATCGCGGCGCAGGAGGGGTCATTGACCCGTGGCACCACATTGCTTGCAGTCTATGCCTTTGGGCTTGGGGTGCCGTTTTTACTGTCGGCCTTGTTCATCACCCGGGCCATGTCGGTGATGAACCGCCTCAAACGCCACATGGGTGTGATTGAAAAGGCAATGGGTGCGTTGTTGGTGCTCGTGGGTCTTATGCTTTTGACGGGGGCGTTTTCGCGTTTGTCCTATTGGTTGCTTGAAACTTTCCCCGCGCTTGCCGCCCTTGGGTGA